A single genomic interval of Asinibacterium sp. OR53 harbors:
- a CDS encoding DUF5689 domain-containing protein, translated as MKNPYHQLTGTTLLLAPMVLLVIFCNKKWDEPPGFTGPQISATMTIKELRELHVAGGFEQITSEQVIAGIVVADDSKDNFYKSVVIQDSTAGITIKMDGYSLYNTFPEGSKLFIRLRGLWMGEYGKMLQLGGSVNRKNPASPELNGIPQALFSRYLVRGQLQQTVTPKTVRIDELSDTWQSRLIRLEQVEFAASDTGRPYADVLNKQPVNHVLKACGGGSIYVRTSPYAKFAALHTPRGNGGITGIYTVYKTEKQLLIRDTGDVQMNELRCTGNGTRTLLSENFGSQVADTVVQLPGWKQVAEAGDKKFIAKKTGGKTYAELSAFATGQPQVTTWLISPPLNFSSSSNEQLQFKTRDGYDNGATLQVLASTNYDGGNSPWKAKWTALSAQVAKGSVTNIAANWVSSGSISLRSYRGQVYIAFRYEGADPPQTALKRTTLFQLSDITVVGN; from the coding sequence ATGAAAAACCCTTATCATCAATTGACAGGTACAACATTGTTATTGGCTCCCATGGTGTTGTTGGTGATCTTTTGTAATAAAAAATGGGATGAACCACCCGGGTTTACCGGGCCGCAGATCAGTGCTACCATGACCATCAAAGAACTGCGTGAGCTGCATGTGGCAGGAGGCTTTGAACAAATTACTTCCGAACAGGTCATTGCAGGAATTGTAGTGGCAGACGACAGCAAGGATAATTTTTATAAATCTGTGGTGATACAGGATAGCACTGCAGGCATAACCATTAAAATGGATGGTTATTCTTTATACAACACTTTTCCCGAAGGCAGTAAATTGTTCATCAGGTTACGCGGCCTCTGGATGGGCGAGTACGGGAAAATGTTGCAATTGGGTGGCAGTGTGAACCGTAAAAATCCCGCTTCCCCGGAGTTGAACGGAATTCCGCAGGCATTGTTCAGCCGGTATTTGGTAAGAGGCCAACTGCAACAGACGGTAACACCTAAAACGGTGCGGATAGATGAACTGTCCGATACCTGGCAGAGTCGGCTCATACGGCTCGAGCAGGTAGAATTTGCTGCATCAGATACCGGCAGGCCTTATGCTGATGTGTTGAATAAACAACCTGTTAACCATGTGCTCAAAGCTTGCGGTGGCGGAAGCATTTATGTGCGGACCAGCCCCTATGCCAAATTCGCCGCCTTACATACACCCAGGGGCAATGGGGGTATCACAGGAATTTATACCGTTTATAAAACCGAAAAGCAACTGCTTATCAGGGATACGGGTGATGTGCAAATGAATGAGCTCCGTTGTACCGGAAACGGAACACGCACACTATTGAGTGAAAATTTTGGATCACAGGTTGCAGATACAGTTGTGCAACTGCCAGGATGGAAACAGGTAGCGGAAGCGGGCGACAAAAAATTCATAGCAAAAAAAACTGGTGGGAAAACCTATGCCGAATTATCGGCCTTCGCCACCGGCCAACCGCAGGTAACCACCTGGTTGATCAGTCCGCCCCTGAATTTCAGCAGCAGTTCCAATGAACAGCTACAATTCAAAACAAGGGATGGCTACGATAACGGAGCTACGCTGCAAGTATTGGCCTCTACCAATTACGATGGGGGAAATAGTCCCTGGAAAGCTAAATGGACCGCACTTTCTGCCCAGGTTGCCAAAGGGTCTGTTACAAACATAGCTGCCAATTGGGTCAGTTCGGGAAGCATCAGTCTGCGCAGCTACCGGGGACAGGTATATATTGCTTTCC